The following is a genomic window from Argonema galeatum A003/A1.
TGGGTAATAGTAACCATCGACGGAATAACCACCGATTTGGCATACTGAATCGAAAGGATAAAATTGGTCATTATATCCGGCGGGTGGGAGTAAGGGAAGATAATCTGGTTTGTCGCCAAGTAAGGAGGGAGAAAGGATTGTTTGCAGTTTGTCTGGTAAATTGGCGAGGAATTTTTCGGGGTTGAGATGATAGAGGAATAAATCGAGGGTGGGATATAATAATTTGGTCATATCAGCAAATTTCAATCTGACAAACGTTCGATCTTATCTTGTTTATTTTTGGCTTGATTTTGAGGATTGACATCCATCAAAATGGGGGCGATGAAATTTTCTAGTAAGGTTGGCGGTGGAGAGTCGGGATTTTTCTGACTGAGATATTTGTTACGTTCTTTGTCTTCGTATTCGTCTAGCAATTTTTTGTATTCAATGTCGTAAATTTCCGCTAAAGGCGCGTGTTGTTTGACGATATCTTCTAAATCCGATATCACATCGGTTTGTTGCAGGGCTAAAGCTTGACCGACTTGGTTAATTGCTGGTATGATATCGGGTGGAAGTTGCGAGTCTAATTTGGCTAAGGCGCTGAGAAAAGCTTTGCAGATGAGAAAGTTTAATGCGTCCATATTAGTTGGAATTGGCAATAGAAAACGGTTAGATTTAAAATGCACCAGTAAGGATGAAGCCTGCCCAGTAGTATGGTTCTTCGTAGGGCCGATCGCATAAATTAATTTTAGCCGAATTCAGCAAGCGTTGCGCTTCTCGTTGCAGTAAAGATTGCAGGCGGCGATCGCGTTTTTCGGTAAACTGAGAGGCAAGTTGCAAATACCATTGGGCAAGTTCACCGTAGGTGAGTTGGCGCAACCAATTTTGAGCTTTGTTGAGAGCGATCGCAGGGATAATTTTCTCATCTATTATATAATGATAAAATTGCATCATCAGCAAAGCAGTCGAACGTTCTTCAACTCGCCACAGACTGCTGACGACGTAGTTAACTCCGGTGGCGAGAAAACCGCTGGCTAATCCCACAAATTCATCAATTAAACCTTCTTTTCCGGTGATACCAGTTTCGCAGGCGGCGAGACAAACCAGTTGCAAGTTGAGAGTATTGAAGGCAAAGATATCGGCTAAGGTGAGATTTGGTTCGCTGGCTAAAATTAAAGCTGAATTGCGGGGATAGTTGGGATCGTGGTAGGCGTGACCTGTAAAATGGAAACAGCCCTCAGCGTTTTTCAGAGATGTTCTCACAACTGATATTGTGGCATTTTGGGATGGAATGCGATCGCACTCTGGAAATAATCTCGCAATCGCAGATGATTCCACCAGTGCAAATAGCAAATCCTGCGGATTTTCGATGCTGAGTAGTTTGGTAACGGGTGAGGGAGGAACCGATAAATCAATCCCAACTTTCAAACTGGGGAGATAAGTAATCGTAAAATCTTTTTCCCGCAATAGGTAATGCACGGGTAGCAGGTGCAAGTCGCGATGGGGAATCAAAATTAAGTGAGTAATATCATCGCCTATCTTATTTAATATTCCCTCAACATCGAGTATCTTTCCCAACTCATCCAACCTATCCGCCATTTTCTCTCGCCAACTCTCTTTCTCTTCCTTCGCGTCTTTGCGGTTCGTTTGATAATCTTCTTTCCATTCTTTCAACCAATCTTCAAACTGTTGTAATTGCTGAATGGCAGTATTTTCCGGTGAGTGAATTTGGATGTCATCATGTTTGATAATAAAAGTAGTAATCGCAGCAGGACTGTAGTGCCAGTAAATAGCCGCTGTTTTGGAGTTCAACAGTTTTTGCATCTCCTGATATTTGGGACTGGGTAACTGATAATCCCAACCACTATAAAGCCACTGCAAGCAAGTATTTTTTCGTTTTTCAGCTAATTCTAGTGCTTCTATTTGCTTTTTCCGATCTGAACTTTGAACTAGAATATCTACACGCAATTGATTGAAAGCAGCAAATTTTCGGGCTAGACTAATTTTTTGCCCTTCAAATTCGCACTGTCTTACCAACTCTTCTAGCTGCTGAGTACCCTTTTCCAATTGTTCTTCCATTGTTTTGGTGTCGCCCAACTGAGAACAAACTTTAAGGAAATCTCGCAATATTTCTAGATGCCGCTGAGGAAATTTTTCAAAATTTAATAATTTGAGCGCTTCTGTATAACTTTCCTTTGCTTCAAACCAGTAGGGAAAGGGGTTAGGCTGTTTTTTTCCGTAGTTGTACTGTTTAGTACCTTTTTCATAATATAACTCACCACAACGTTCTAGGTAATCGGGCATCTGCTGCTGGTGAGCCTTTATGCCATCATCCAAATTCTTGATTTCTGCTTCATCACCTTGCCAAGTCGATATTACCAAACCACGCAGCAGCCAAGACGTCGAGTGCAAGATCGCCAAATGATCAAGTAGCTTAGATATTCCGTTACGACGAGTCTCCTGATAATCCTTTACGATCAAACGTATCTCTTCATCATAGCTAGAGATCGCTTCTTCATATCGATTTAAATCAGTAAGCAGACTAGCCCTATTTGCCCATAAAATATAATCTGCTTTAAGTTCAATTTCAAGAGCTTTTTCGTAACTAGCATTAGCTTCTTCATAACGCTCCAAATTTTTCAACACATCGCCCCTGCTTTTCCAGGCATTGAAATCTTTAGAATTACGTTCTATGAGTTTGTCATAACTACATAATGCTTCTTCGTAAAATCCTAAATCATTCAATAAATTACCCCTATTTTGCCATGCTTCTGAGTATTCACTATTATATTTATAGGTTATTTCTATGACTTTATCATAATTATTAATAGCTTCTTCATACAGACCTAATTCCCTCAATAATTCTGCACGCTCAAGCCAGGAATTAGAGCTATTGGGATTGATTTCTATTAATTTATCATAATTAATAATTGCTTCTTCATAACGTCCTGCTTTTTTTAAGGCATTGCATCGCGCCAGAAAAACTTGCTGCATATCGTCAGTTTTATCGTTAAGGTGTAATTCTATTAATTCTATAGCTTTGTCATAATTAGCAATAGCTTCTTGATAAAATCCTAAACGTTCCAAAGCATCCCCCCGCTCTTTCCAACATTGATGGTCGTTGGGTTTAAGTTCTATAGCTTTGTCATAATTAGCAATAGCTTCTTGATAAAATCCTAAACATTCCAAAGCATCCCCCCGCTCTTTCCAACATTGATGGTCATTAGGTTTAAGTTCTATAGCTTTGTCAAAACTAGAAACCGCTTCTTCATATCGTCCCTGCAAAAACAGCGAACTTCCCCGCTCAAACCAAGCTTGATAGGAGTCAGGTTTAATCTCAAGAGCTTTATCGTAGCTTACATCAGCCAGCGCCCTACCTATGGACATCCACACAATCCCGTTAGGATCGATCTCAAGGGCTTTATCATAACTAACTATAGCCTCTTCATAGCGTTCTAACTTTACCAGCATATTGCCACGCGCATACCATACCCATACATCGTCGGATTTAATCTCGATCGCTTTGTCATAGCTATCGATAGCCTCTTCATATCGCCCTAATTGTGCTAGCTCCGTACCCCGATCCCTCAATGCTTTGTGGGAATCAGATTTAATTTCAATCAATTTTTCATCGCTGGAAATCGTCGTTTGAATATTATCAGCTTTATATTCGTCACCGCCTCGGTTATACGATTCTTCAGCTTCCCGATCTACTTTAATATGATCGGAAACCAAATTTGTTGCATCAGCAATTTGCTTATCAACAGTTGGGATAACAGATGTGGCGACAATGCTTGTTTGAGTTTCTGAATTCCCCAATAATTCCCTGCCAATTTCTCCCGCCACATCACCCAATTCCCCACCAGCAACCTTACCCAATTGCACCATCCGCCGCCCTAATTCCCGATGAGTTTCCGGTGATTCTAACAACTTGCTGCCAAAGCGACGCAACCACGCCGCCAACTCATCTTCATCAATAAGTTTGGTAAACAAAAAATCTTTAATATCCTGACGACTCGCGTCTTCTTCCACCCTATCCAGCAGTTGCAAAAACAACTTTTCAAATTCTGCATCGCTGAGGCGTGGATTTGGTTTACCCCCTGGAGTTCCCGCGCCAGGGGGGGAAGGTTGGGGTGGTTTTCCCAATAGCTGTTGCCACAATTTTTTCAGCCAGCGCCAGATTTTTGCGAACATCTGCTGCACCCAAGGGTTGCGAATATTTTCGATTGTAGCGATTTATGGTTGAGGTTGTTGGGGATGGGGTAAGAAACCCGGTTTTTTGGAAAAACCGGGTTTCTGGGGCGCTGGGACTACGTACCTGGAGATGGCGCTAAAGCGCAACAACGTACATGGCGCGATCGCATTCCAACTTTTGTATACTGAAAGAGCGATCGGCCCCATCCTCAATAGCCAGTTTTATAAGCAAGTAGCTACAATGACATCTCCGGCACGTTTTGAGTTTCCCATTGCTAAAGCGCAGTATCTCCTCAACCGTGCTGCTGAACCCGGAGAAGGTGGAGATAAACGAAAGTTTTGGCGTGAGGTAATGGGATTTGACTCGCTAGAGGCAATTCGAGAGGCTATCCTGGCAGCAGTTACGATAGATATGCTACAACCTCAGAGTCAAAATGCTCAAGGTGAGCTTTATCGCGCTTATATCCAGCTTACCGGGCCTTCCGGTTTATCGCGGCGGATACGCACGGTTTGGATAGTTCTCTTTAATGAAGATGTAGCAAGATTTGTGACAGCAGTACCAGATAGATTAGGTGGTTTGCAATGATGATATTTCAGCTATTTGATGGTGTAAAGTTAACCGAAGAAATTCCTTTAACTGATGGAGGAATAGCACCAATAGGAACGGTTGGAGCAATTGTCGAAGTTTTGAATAATGGCGAAGTTTATATTGTCGAATTATTTGGAGGTTGGGTTAAATACGACGATGCGGAAAATTTTGTGCCCGCAACACAGGATGACGAAGGAGCGTTTATGGAAAGTATTGGCGTGGAAACTGTTTATCCAAACCAGCTAATATTGACAGTGCCCGCCCGTGAAACAATGGGAATTCGGGCGCATTTAGCGGCTGTTTTGGATGAATTACCTGATGAATTACTAGCGGAAGTTAGAGATTTTGCGGAGTTTTTACAGCAGAAGCAGCAAAAAAGTGTAAATCAGTTGGTATAGTATAAATTATCATTACTTTCATTCATCCTTGCCAATCCAATTAGTCATTATATAGCGGTCATGCTCGATGAAACCCGCTTTTTGATAAACACTTTTAGCTTTGCTATTTTCAT
Proteins encoded in this region:
- a CDS encoding CHAT domain-containing protein, producing MFAKIWRWLKKLWQQLLGKPPQPSPPGAGTPGGKPNPRLSDAEFEKLFLQLLDRVEEDASRQDIKDFLFTKLIDEDELAAWLRRFGSKLLESPETHRELGRRMVQLGKVAGGELGDVAGEIGRELLGNSETQTSIVATSVIPTVDKQIADATNLVSDHIKVDREAEESYNRGGDEYKADNIQTTISSDEKLIEIKSDSHKALRDRGTELAQLGRYEEAIDSYDKAIEIKSDDVWVWYARGNMLVKLERYEEAIVSYDKALEIDPNGIVWMSIGRALADVSYDKALEIKPDSYQAWFERGSSLFLQGRYEEAVSSFDKAIELKPNDHQCWKERGDALECLGFYQEAIANYDKAIELKPNDHQCWKERGDALERLGFYQEAIANYDKAIELIELHLNDKTDDMQQVFLARCNALKKAGRYEEAIINYDKLIEINPNSSNSWLERAELLRELGLYEEAINNYDKVIEITYKYNSEYSEAWQNRGNLLNDLGFYEEALCSYDKLIERNSKDFNAWKSRGDVLKNLERYEEANASYEKALEIELKADYILWANRASLLTDLNRYEEAISSYDEEIRLIVKDYQETRRNGISKLLDHLAILHSTSWLLRGLVISTWQGDEAEIKNLDDGIKAHQQQMPDYLERCGELYYEKGTKQYNYGKKQPNPFPYWFEAKESYTEALKLLNFEKFPQRHLEILRDFLKVCSQLGDTKTMEEQLEKGTQQLEELVRQCEFEGQKISLARKFAAFNQLRVDILVQSSDRKKQIEALELAEKRKNTCLQWLYSGWDYQLPSPKYQEMQKLLNSKTAAIYWHYSPAAITTFIIKHDDIQIHSPENTAIQQLQQFEDWLKEWKEDYQTNRKDAKEEKESWREKMADRLDELGKILDVEGILNKIGDDITHLILIPHRDLHLLPVHYLLREKDFTITYLPSLKVGIDLSVPPSPVTKLLSIENPQDLLFALVESSAIARLFPECDRIPSQNATISVVRTSLKNAEGCFHFTGHAYHDPNYPRNSALILASEPNLTLADIFAFNTLNLQLVCLAACETGITGKEGLIDEFVGLASGFLATGVNYVVSSLWRVEERSTALLMMQFYHYIIDEKIIPAIALNKAQNWLRQLTYGELAQWYLQLASQFTEKRDRRLQSLLQREAQRLLNSAKINLCDRPYEEPYYWAGFILTGAF
- a CDS encoding DUF6883 domain-containing protein, translating into MALKRNNVHGAIAFQLLYTERAIGPILNSQFYKQVATMTSPARFEFPIAKAQYLLNRAAEPGEGGDKRKFWREVMGFDSLEAIREAILAAVTIDMLQPQSQNAQGELYRAYIQLTGPSGLSRRIRTVWIVLFNEDVARFVTAVPDRLGGLQ
- a CDS encoding DUF2281 domain-containing protein, with protein sequence MMIFQLFDGVKLTEEIPLTDGGIAPIGTVGAIVEVLNNGEVYIVELFGGWVKYDDAENFVPATQDDEGAFMESIGVETVYPNQLILTVPARETMGIRAHLAAVLDELPDELLAEVRDFAEFLQQKQQKSVNQLV